TCGCCCGGCGGCTGGACCTACCAGCTGGTTCGGCGCGGTATGCTGGTGACCGCCATCGACAACGGACCGATGGCCGAAAGCCTGATGGACACTGGACTGGTGACCCACCTGATGGTCGACGGGTTCACCTGGAAGCCCAAGCAGCCGGTGGACTGGATGGTCTGCGATATCGTCGAGAAGCCGGCGCGCACCGCATCCATGGTCGAGGAGTGGATCGGCGGAGGGCATTGCCGCGAAGCGGTGGTCAACCTCAAGCTGCCGATGAAGCAGCGCTATGCCGAGGTGTGCAAGCTGCTGCTGCGTCTGGAAGAGGCCTTTGCGGCTCGGCGGATCAGGGTGTCGATTGCCTGCAAGCAGCTCTATCACGATCGTGAGGAGGTGACCTGTCATCTGCGCCGGCTATAAGGTCGGTCAGACTTTGAGAAGCGCCAGCTTGACGCTATAGTCGGGCGTTTTTCGCTTGTTCAGCCTTTATCGAGGACGTTTGCTTTGAAAGTCACCTTGTTGCTGTTGTTCTTTGCCAGTGTCCTGCATATCCACTTCCGTGGGCGGGTGCGGCACAAGTTCACCCGGCAGCTCAAGGAACACTCGACTTTCCTGGCCCCGATCAACTCGATCCTCTACCTGACGTCCAAGCTGCCGGGCACGCCCTTCCACAAGCCTGCGGTGTTTCCCGAGCTGAAGGTGATCGAGGACAACTGGCAGGTGATTCGCTCCGAAGGCCTGCACCTGATGGACATGGGCCGGATCAAGAAGGCCGACGGGCACAACGACGCCGGCTTCAACTCGTTCTTCAAGACTGGTTGGAAGCGCTTCTACCTGAAGTGGTACGGCGACAGCCATCCTTCGGCCGAAACCCTGTGCCCGCGCACCACCGAGCTGGTACGCAGCATTCCGCAGATCAAGGCGGCGATGTTCGCCGAGCTGCCGCCCGGCGCGCGCCTGGTGCGCCACCGCGACCCCTATGCCGGCTCGATGCGCTACCACCTGGGCCTGGTCACGCCGAACTCGCCGGAGTGCTTCATCGAAGTGGATGGCGAGCGTTATTCCTGGCGCGATGGCGAAGGGGTGATCTTCGACGAGACCTTCATCCACTACGCTGAGAACAAGACCGACAGGGATCGCCTGATCCTCTTCTGCGACATCGAGCGGCCGCTCAAGTACCGCTGGGCCGAGGCGCTCAACCGCTGGTTCAGCCGCAAGGTGATGGCTGCCGCCAGTTCGCCGAACGACGAGCAGGATGCCACCGGCGGGATCAACCGTGCCTTCCACTACCTGTACCAGTTCCGCCTGCGCGCCAAGGCACTGAAGAAGCGCAACCGTACGGCCTACTATGGCCTGCAGTGGCTGCTGCTGGCTGCCATCGTGGCGTTGCTCATCTGGATCTGACGCCCTCCGGTGGCCGCGGGCCGGGCTTTGCGCGACAATGCCGGCCTGTTTTTGGAGGCTGACCATGTCCCTGCAACCCGACGCCATTCTCGACGCCAGCGGGCTGAATTGCCCCGAGCCGGTGATGATGCTGCACAACAAAGTGCGCGATCTGCCGGCTGGCGGCCTGCTCAAGGTGATCGCCACCGACCCCTCGACCCGTCGCGATATCCCCAAGTTCTGCATGTTCCTCGACCATCAACTGGTGGAGCAGAGCGAAGAGGGCGGCACCTACCTGTACTGGATCCGCAAGAAACTGGGCTGAGGAGCTGCTGCGCGTCGGCCATACTGCGTTAAAAGTGGCCTCGTCTGGCTCTAGCTCGCGAGCCCCTATATAGGTGTCTATGCCTTACTACTTCGCCTACGGCTCCAACATGAATCCGGCGCGCATGCAGGCCCGTGGTCTGCGGGTCGAGGAGGCCCTGGCCGGCTGGCTGCCGGGCTTTGCCCTGTGCTTCAACAAGCGCGCCCACGACCATCCCGGTCGCGCCTACGCCAATATCCGCCACCAGGCGGGCGGCGTGTTGGAAGGCGTGCTCTATCGCTTGGCCGCGGAAAGCGAAATTCTCAAGATGGATCCCTTCGAGGGCACGCCGGTCTACTACAGCCGCGAGCGCATGCCGATCCACACGGCCCAGGGGCCGATCGCGGCCTGGATCTACGTGGCCAATCCGGCCTGGCGCGAGGAGGGGCTGGCGCCCAGCCGCAGCTACCTCGAACACCTGCTGGCCGGCCGCGCGCTGCTCTCGGCCGATTACTGGGCGGCGCTGGCCGCCACCACCGCGCTGGACGACTGAAGGCGGATACGCCGGCGCGCGCTGCGCGCCAGGCGCACGCCAAGCAGCACGGCGGCGCAGGTCAGGCCGACCACCAGGCCCTGCCACAGCCCGCGCGGCCCGCTGGGTTCGCCGAACCAGTCGGCCAGACCGAGGCTGTAACCCACCGGCAGACCGATACCCCAGTAAGCGAACAGGGTGATCAGCATGGTCACGCGGGTGTCCTGGTAACCGCGCAGGGCACCGGCGGCGGTGACCTGCACGGCGTCGGAGAACTGGAACAGCGCCGAGTACACCAGCAGGGTGGCGGCTACCGCGATCACCTGCGGATCGGGGCTGTAGATCTGCGCGATGGGCTCGCGCAGCAGCAGTACCAGGCTGGCCGACAGGCAGGCGTAGGCCAGTGCGCTGCCCATGCCGATGCCAGCGGCGAAACGCGCCTCGCGCGGCTCGCCGCGGCCGAGGGCCTGGCCGACCCGCACGGTCACGGCCATCGCCAGCGAATAGGGAATCATGAAGATCATCGAGCTGAAGTTGAGGGCGATCTGGTGCCCGGCCACCACGGTGGCGCCCAGGCCGCCGATCAGCAGGGCGATCACCGAGAAGATGCTGGATTCGGCGAACACCGCCACGCCGATCGGCACGCCGACCGCGAGCAGGCGGCGGATCACTGCCCACTGTGGCCACTCGAAGTGACTGAACAGGCGACTGGGCTTGTAGTGCGGCGCCCAGTTCACCCACCACAGCATGCCCAGCATCATGCACCACATCACGCTGCCCGAGGCCCAGCCGCAGCCGGCGCCGCCCATGGCGGGGAAGCCCAGGTGACCGTAGATCAGCACATAGTTGAGGGGAATGTTCAGCAGCAGGCCGCCGATACCCAGCACCATGCTCGGCCGGGTGCGCCCCAGGCCGTCGCTGCAGCAGCGCAGCACGTGGTACAGCGCCACCGCCGGAAAACCGCAGGCGATGCCGCGCAGGTAACCCATGGCCAGTTCGCTCAGCGCCGGCTCGACCTGCATCAGGCGCAGCACCGGCTCGGCGTTCCACAGCAGGGTGGCGCAGCCCAGGCCGATGGCCAGGGCCAACCACAGGGCCTGGCGCACGATTACGCCGATCTCTTCCTGTTTGCCGGCGCCGAAGCGCTGCGCCACCTTGGCCGTGGTGGCCAGCAGGGTGCCGTTCATCAGCAGGAACACCGGCACCCACAGCGAGTTGCCCAGTGCCACGGCCGCCAGGTCGCGCGGGCTGACGCGACCGGCCATGACCGCATCGACGAAGCCCATCGAGGTGTAGGCCAACTGGGCGATGATGATGGGCGTGGCCAGGGCCAGCAGGGCCCGCAGTTCGGAGCGGGCGCGGGCGAGGCGGGAGAGGGCAGACATGGTTGATCCGGCAGTGCAGCGAAGGGCGGCACAGTCTATCCCTGTCCTGGTGGTCAGGAAAGCCGGCAGGGCATGAGTGGTGGCGGGTTTTCCCCGTTCAGCTTGGTTAGAATGGCGACCTTGCCCAGGAGCCCAGCATGCGTATCGTTGCCGACGAAAACATTCCCCTGCTCGACGAGTTCTTCGCCACCTTCGGCCCGATCAGCCGTCACCCCGGGCGCAGCATCGACCGTGCTGCCCTGGGCGACGCCGAGGTGCTGTTGGTGCGCTCGGTGACCCAGGTCGACCGGGCTCTGCTGGAAGGCAGCCGGGTGCGTTTCGTCGGCACCTGCACCATCGGCACCGATCACCTCGATCTCGACTACTTCAGTGAGGCCGGCATCGCCTGGTCCAGCGCCCCCGGCTGCAACGCTCGCGGCGTGGTCGACTATGTACTGGGCAGCCTGCTGGCGCTGAGCGAGCAAACCGGCCAGCCCCTGGCTACCCGGCGCTATGGCGTGGTCGGCGCCGGCCAGGTCGGCGGTCGCCTGGTCAAGCTGCTGCGCGGCCTGGGCTGGGACGTGCTGGTCTGCGATCCACCGCGGCAGGCGGCCGAGGACGGTGCTTTCGTCGACCTGGCGACCATCCTGCGCGAGTGCGACGTGATCAGCCTGCACACCCCGCTGAATGCCGGCACCCGCCACCTGCTGGGGGGCGACGAGCTGCAGCAGCTGCGCCCCGGCGCCTGGCTGATCAACGCCAGCCGCGGCGCGGTGCTCGACAATGCGGCGCTCAAGGCGCATCTGCGCAGCGGCGCCGCCTTGCAGGCGGTGCTGGATGTATGGGAAGGCGAGCCACTGGCCGATCCCGAGCTGGCGGCGCTGTGCCGGATCGCCACCCCGCATATCGCCGGCTACAGCCTGGATGGCAAGCTGCGCGGCACCGCGCAGATCTATCAGGCGTTCTGCGCCAGCCAGGGCCTGGCCGAGCAGGTGCAGCTGGCCGACCTGTTGCCGCAGCCCTGGCTGCCGACCCTGCAGCTGAGCGCCGCTGCCTCGCCGGAGTGGGCGCTGGCCACTCTGTGCCGCGCGGTGTACGACCCGCGCCGCGATGACGCCGACTTCCGCCGCTCGCTGCAGGGTGACGCAGTGCAGCGCAAGGCTGCCTTCGATGCCCTGCGCAAGCATTACCCCTACCGTCGTGAGATCGATGGCCTGCGGGTGCAGCTGGATGGCGAAGCGCCGGCCCTGGCGCAGCTGCTCTCCGGCCTCGGCTGCCAGCCCGGCTGAGGCAATAAGCGCGCTTCAGCCAGC
The window above is part of the Pseudomonas alcaligenes genome. Proteins encoded here:
- the lpxO gene encoding lipid A hydroxylase LpxO, with translation MKVTLLLLFFASVLHIHFRGRVRHKFTRQLKEHSTFLAPINSILYLTSKLPGTPFHKPAVFPELKVIEDNWQVIRSEGLHLMDMGRIKKADGHNDAGFNSFFKTGWKRFYLKWYGDSHPSAETLCPRTTELVRSIPQIKAAMFAELPPGARLVRHRDPYAGSMRYHLGLVTPNSPECFIEVDGERYSWRDGEGVIFDETFIHYAENKTDRDRLILFCDIERPLKYRWAEALNRWFSRKVMAAASSPNDEQDATGGINRAFHYLYQFRLRAKALKKRNRTAYYGLQWLLLAAIVALLIWI
- the tusA gene encoding sulfurtransferase TusA, encoding MSLQPDAILDASGLNCPEPVMMLHNKVRDLPAGGLLKVIATDPSTRRDIPKFCMFLDHQLVEQSEEGGTYLYWIRKKLG
- a CDS encoding gamma-glutamylcyclotransferase family protein, with product MPYYFAYGSNMNPARMQARGLRVEEALAGWLPGFALCFNKRAHDHPGRAYANIRHQAGGVLEGVLYRLAAESEILKMDPFEGTPVYYSRERMPIHTAQGPIAAWIYVANPAWREEGLAPSRSYLEHLLAGRALLSADYWAALAATTALDD
- a CDS encoding MATE family efflux transporter translates to MSALSRLARARSELRALLALATPIIIAQLAYTSMGFVDAVMAGRVSPRDLAAVALGNSLWVPVFLLMNGTLLATTAKVAQRFGAGKQEEIGVIVRQALWLALAIGLGCATLLWNAEPVLRLMQVEPALSELAMGYLRGIACGFPAVALYHVLRCCSDGLGRTRPSMVLGIGGLLLNIPLNYVLIYGHLGFPAMGGAGCGWASGSVMWCMMLGMLWWVNWAPHYKPSRLFSHFEWPQWAVIRRLLAVGVPIGVAVFAESSIFSVIALLIGGLGATVVAGHQIALNFSSMIFMIPYSLAMAVTVRVGQALGRGEPREARFAAGIGMGSALAYACLSASLVLLLREPIAQIYSPDPQVIAVAATLLVYSALFQFSDAVQVTAAGALRGYQDTRVTMLITLFAYWGIGLPVGYSLGLADWFGEPSGPRGLWQGLVVGLTCAAVLLGVRLARSARRRIRLQSSSAVVAASAAQ
- the pdxB gene encoding 4-phosphoerythronate dehydrogenase PdxB, producing the protein MRIVADENIPLLDEFFATFGPISRHPGRSIDRAALGDAEVLLVRSVTQVDRALLEGSRVRFVGTCTIGTDHLDLDYFSEAGIAWSSAPGCNARGVVDYVLGSLLALSEQTGQPLATRRYGVVGAGQVGGRLVKLLRGLGWDVLVCDPPRQAAEDGAFVDLATILRECDVISLHTPLNAGTRHLLGGDELQQLRPGAWLINASRGAVLDNAALKAHLRSGAALQAVLDVWEGEPLADPELAALCRIATPHIAGYSLDGKLRGTAQIYQAFCASQGLAEQVQLADLLPQPWLPTLQLSAAASPEWALATLCRAVYDPRRDDADFRRSLQGDAVQRKAAFDALRKHYPYRREIDGLRVQLDGEAPALAQLLSGLGCQPG